In Chryseobacterium gleum, a single genomic region encodes these proteins:
- a CDS encoding aminotransferase class IV, which translates to MENQYFTSDELNVKNRAFLWGDSVKVSFFVRNGGLIMDEECYFFLMASMRKMRMNIPLTYTLEFFQTLFQKDIIEGKGVDNGIINFQVFRNNDGLTLAKSSVSYFYEVTEMADVLAVHQRPLELDLIKEINVNNNLLSNIRVHCPENIYGAIYAQENDLDDVILLNPNKRIARTTAGNLLFLEGDVIKVPKQTEGSYISPLMENFVTFLHKNNLADIQEHEIIAFESQKAEEILMISDEKGMFSVGKIRNKTFETSRFSELIESWKKSFNQ; encoded by the coding sequence TTGGAAAATCAATATTTTACATCAGACGAATTAAATGTAAAGAACAGAGCTTTTCTCTGGGGAGACTCAGTGAAGGTTTCTTTCTTTGTGAGAAATGGTGGATTGATCATGGACGAAGAATGCTATTTTTTCCTGATGGCTTCCATGAGAAAGATGAGAATGAATATTCCTTTAACTTACACGCTGGAGTTTTTCCAGACACTTTTTCAGAAAGATATTATTGAAGGTAAAGGAGTAGATAACGGAATTATCAATTTCCAGGTGTTCAGAAATAATGACGGATTGACATTGGCAAAATCTTCTGTTTCTTATTTTTACGAAGTAACCGAAATGGCTGATGTGCTGGCTGTACATCAAAGACCTCTGGAATTGGACCTGATCAAAGAAATTAACGTTAATAACAACCTTTTGAGCAATATCCGGGTTCACTGTCCGGAAAATATTTATGGAGCAATTTATGCCCAGGAAAACGATCTTGACGATGTGATTCTTCTGAACCCAAACAAAAGAATAGCACGTACCACAGCCGGAAATCTTCTTTTTTTAGAAGGTGATGTGATCAAAGTTCCAAAGCAGACTGAAGGGTCATACATTTCTCCTTTGATGGAAAATTTTGTTACTTTTTTGCATAAGAATAACCTTGCAGATATCCAGGAACACGAGATTATTGCATTTGAATCTCAGAAGGCTGAAGAAATTTTAATGATTTCTGATGAGAAAGGTATGTTTTCTGTAGGTAAGATAAGAAACAAGACTTTTGAAACTTCCCGCTTCTCAGAATTGATAGAAAGCTGGAAGAAAAGTTTTAATCAGTAA
- a CDS encoding YqgE/AlgH family protein, which produces MNHSYKGKILISTPDISGDIFSRSVVLVIEHNESGAFGLILNKKNSQMSSKFKDFFDFKIEVYDGGPVENDKVFFIVKGKRVTEIYTDITDEYYLTEDIERIINAVLSSELSIEHIKIFSGYSGWSPNQLDTEVQRKMWTVVDVYNLDYTLPNDQTLWKSIMQNLGGEFLLWANSPEDISLN; this is translated from the coding sequence ATGAATCACTCATACAAAGGTAAAATATTAATCTCGACACCTGACATCTCCGGCGATATTTTTTCAAGATCGGTAGTATTGGTTATTGAACACAATGAAAGTGGTGCATTTGGTTTGATATTGAATAAAAAGAACAGCCAGATGAGTAGCAAATTCAAAGATTTTTTTGACTTTAAAATTGAGGTGTATGACGGAGGACCTGTAGAAAACGACAAGGTATTTTTCATCGTAAAAGGCAAAAGAGTTACTGAGATCTATACAGATATTACCGATGAGTATTACCTTACAGAAGATATTGAGCGGATCATTAATGCAGTTTTAAGCAGCGAACTGAGTATTGAGCATATCAAAATATTTTCGGGATATTCCGGATGGTCGCCTAATCAACTGGATACGGAAGTTCAAAGAAAAATGTGGACAGTAGTAGATGTTTATAATCTTGATTACACACTTCCCAACGATCAGACACTCTGGAAATCTATCATGCAGAATCTTGGAGGAGAATTCCTTCTCTGGGCCAACTCTCCTGAAGACATTTCATTAAACTAA
- a CDS encoding HU family DNA-binding protein, which produces MNKSELIDAIAKDAGITKVAAKAALESFIGNVTTTLKKKDGKVSLVGFGTFSVAERAARQGINPATKKPIKIAAKKVAKFKAGADLSNAVSGAKKK; this is translated from the coding sequence ATGAACAAGTCTGAATTAATCGACGCAATCGCAAAAGATGCAGGTATCACTAAAGTTGCAGCTAAAGCTGCTTTAGAATCTTTCATTGGTAACGTAACTACTACATTAAAGAAAAAAGACGGAAAAGTTTCTTTAGTAGGTTTCGGTACTTTCTCAGTAGCTGAGAGAGCAGCAAGACAAGGTATTAACCCTGCAACTAAAAAACCGATCAAGATCGCTGCTAAAAAAGTTGCTAAATTCAAGGCTGGAGCTGATTTATCAAATGCAGTTTCAGGTGCTAAGAAAAAATAA
- a CDS encoding N-acetylmuramoyl-L-alanine amidase family protein: MKGITLLALSIFSTAFLSFTPINKKYIVIDAGHGGNDFGATYGEILEKNIALSVAKEIRKINESQDKYEVILTRDSDSFPTLAERTDQINKLNPEMVISLHVNSSPQKERTDNGFEVYVQNSDVSKELAGKIYKKFNARKIEERNLHILRETKAPAVLVELGFINNSDNRNYITSEKGQKEIAQKFVEIINEY; the protein is encoded by the coding sequence ATGAAAGGTATTACATTACTTGCTTTGTCAATATTTTCTACCGCTTTTTTATCATTTACTCCTATCAATAAAAAATACATTGTCATCGACGCCGGCCATGGCGGAAATGATTTTGGGGCTACTTATGGTGAAATTCTGGAAAAAAATATTGCATTAAGTGTTGCTAAAGAAATCCGGAAGATCAATGAAAGCCAGGACAAATATGAAGTTATTCTAACCAGAGATTCCGATAGTTTCCCTACTCTTGCCGAGAGAACAGATCAGATCAATAAACTGAACCCTGAAATGGTTATTTCCCTTCACGTTAACAGCTCGCCACAAAAAGAAAGAACTGACAACGGATTTGAAGTATACGTTCAGAATTCTGATGTTTCCAAGGAACTGGCCGGAAAAATTTACAAAAAATTCAATGCCCGCAAAATTGAAGAGCGAAATCTTCATATATTAAGAGAAACCAAAGCACCTGCTGTATTGGTTGAGCTTGGTTTTATCAATAATTCTGATAACAGGAATTATATTACTAGTGAAAAGGGGCAAAAAGAAATCGCACAGAAATTTGTTGAGATTATCAACGAATATTAA
- the pdxH gene encoding pyridoxamine 5'-phosphate oxidase has translation MENLHDKRKVYEKSQLIESEIKQNPIEQFRDWFLEANESPAISEANAMAVSTVEEDGCPRTRMVLLKAYTHEGFIFYTNYNSRKGKAIENNHKACLHFFWPNLERQIIIKADLEKVAENLSDGYFHSRPKGSQLGAVVSPQSQVIPNREFLEDKLKELEKEFENTEVPRPANWGGYLARPYEIEFWQGRPNRLHDRIIYQLEDLDWKISRLAP, from the coding sequence ATGGAAAACCTGCACGACAAAAGAAAAGTGTACGAGAAATCCCAACTTATTGAAAGTGAGATCAAACAAAATCCAATTGAACAGTTCAGAGACTGGTTTTTGGAGGCAAACGAGAGTCCGGCGATCTCAGAAGCTAATGCTATGGCGGTTTCTACAGTGGAAGAAGATGGGTGTCCAAGAACAAGAATGGTCCTTTTGAAAGCATATACTCATGAAGGATTTATTTTTTACACCAATTATAACAGCAGAAAAGGAAAAGCAATAGAAAACAATCATAAAGCATGCCTGCATTTTTTCTGGCCTAATCTTGAACGTCAGATTATTATCAAAGCAGATCTTGAGAAGGTAGCGGAGAATTTAAGCGATGGCTATTTTCATTCAAGACCAAAAGGAAGTCAGTTAGGAGCTGTTGTTTCGCCGCAAAGTCAGGTTATACCCAACAGAGAGTTTCTGGAAGATAAGTTAAAAGAATTGGAAAAAGAATTCGAAAACACTGAAGTTCCAAGGCCGGCCAATTGGGGCGGATATCTGGCCAGACCTTATGAAATTGAATTCTGGCAGGGAAGGCCCAACCGTCTTCATGACAGGATTATCTACCAGCTGGAAGATCTGGACTGGAAAATTTCAAGACTGGCGCCGTAA
- a CDS encoding lysylphosphatidylglycerol synthase transmembrane domain-containing protein, which produces MEKTSKSPVKSILTIVISLAFAGFFLWLALRGLDFKVIQKSLAKANYLWVLFASVFGLLAYWFRAIRWNLMLEPMGHRISNSNALWSISFGYLMNLTIPRSGEVARATALYGVEKVPVDKSFGTIILERVVDLVCMLGFLILTVIFKFNAILSFYHFVMDKKDEKEKFVPNFFEEQMMKLGVSDFDSFYLYVKIALAILALIALALLYNYKKEQLINFGKGILQGLTSIFKLKEKGKFILYTLGIWICYYLAAYLVCFALPETSGFTFADGFFIIVVGTLGMIIPASGGIGAYNLAMKYGFMALFISVGKSADFGGEMGLTYSFISLPLQIVIMLVMGLISIPMLAKARNAAVADKSFEN; this is translated from the coding sequence ATGGAGAAAACATCAAAAAGTCCGGTAAAATCAATACTTACAATAGTAATATCGCTTGCTTTTGCAGGCTTTTTTTTATGGCTCGCCTTAAGAGGACTGGATTTTAAAGTCATTCAGAAATCACTGGCAAAAGCCAATTACCTATGGGTACTGTTTGCCTCCGTATTTGGACTGCTTGCTTATTGGTTCAGAGCTATTCGCTGGAACCTTATGCTGGAACCTATGGGACACCGCATATCGAATTCCAACGCACTTTGGTCCATATCATTCGGTTATCTGATGAATCTTACCATTCCGAGAAGCGGGGAAGTAGCAAGAGCTACAGCTTTATATGGAGTAGAAAAAGTACCTGTAGATAAATCTTTCGGAACTATTATTCTGGAAAGGGTGGTAGATCTGGTCTGTATGTTGGGATTCTTGATTCTGACAGTGATTTTTAAATTTAATGCGATTCTTTCTTTCTACCATTTTGTAATGGATAAAAAGGATGAGAAAGAGAAATTTGTTCCTAATTTTTTTGAAGAACAAATGATGAAATTAGGCGTAAGTGATTTTGATTCATTTTATTTATATGTTAAAATTGCTTTGGCGATATTGGCTTTAATTGCTTTAGCTCTTCTTTATAATTATAAAAAAGAACAACTTATCAATTTTGGAAAAGGAATTCTTCAAGGATTAACTTCTATTTTTAAGTTAAAAGAAAAGGGAAAATTTATCCTTTATACATTGGGAATCTGGATTTGCTACTATCTGGCCGCTTACCTTGTTTGTTTTGCGCTTCCTGAAACATCCGGATTTACCTTTGCAGACGGTTTCTTTATCATTGTAGTGGGAACTTTGGGAATGATAATCCCTGCAAGTGGAGGAATTGGAGCTTATAATCTTGCAATGAAATACGGTTTTATGGCACTTTTTATTTCAGTAGGGAAAAGCGCTGACTTCGGAGGTGAAATGGGGCTTACTTATTCCTTTATTTCTTTACCGCTGCAGATTGTTATTATGCTGGTAATGGGGCTTATTTCCATTCCTATGCTGGCAAAAGCAAGAAATGCTGCTGTTGCAGATAAAAGCTTTGAAAATTAA
- a CDS encoding aspartate aminotransferase family protein, with product MHKDFFIYQAQTTKFAAGFEVEKAVGSYIYGTDGKKYLDFVAGVSANTLGHSHPKIVDAIKEQTDKYLHVMVYGEYAQEKPVALCKLLAEATPDPLEVTYLVNSGAEAIDGSLKLAKRYTGREEIVSFKNSYHGNTHGALSVSGNETHKREFRPLLPMVSFIEFNNVEDLDKITEKTACVILETIQGAAGFLVPSQDYMIRLKRRCEKVGALLILDEIQPGFGRTGKLFSFEHFGIVPDILVMGKGMGGGVPVGAFMSSREIMETLSHSPKLGHITTFGGNPLIAAASYATLKEVLDSGLMNEVDKKEKLFRELLVHPKIKNINGKGLMLAVNLGTPEYTLEVAKKCMERGLIVFWQLYRNEYLRISPPLTLSMDEIREGCQIILDILNEN from the coding sequence ATGCATAAAGACTTTTTTATATATCAGGCACAAACCACAAAATTTGCTGCAGGTTTTGAGGTAGAGAAAGCTGTAGGAAGCTATATTTATGGTACAGACGGAAAGAAATATCTTGACTTTGTGGCAGGAGTTTCTGCCAATACGCTGGGACATTCACATCCTAAAATTGTAGATGCCATTAAAGAGCAGACGGATAAATATCTTCACGTAATGGTGTATGGTGAATATGCACAGGAAAAGCCTGTAGCATTATGCAAATTGCTTGCTGAAGCTACTCCTGATCCTCTGGAGGTAACGTACCTTGTAAACAGCGGGGCAGAAGCTATTGACGGAAGTTTGAAGTTGGCAAAAAGATATACGGGAAGAGAAGAAATCGTTTCCTTTAAAAACTCTTATCACGGAAATACCCATGGCGCTTTAAGTGTTTCAGGAAATGAAACCCATAAAAGAGAATTTCGTCCTTTGCTGCCGATGGTGTCTTTTATTGAATTTAATAATGTAGAAGATCTTGATAAAATCACGGAGAAAACCGCATGTGTAATTCTGGAAACAATTCAGGGAGCAGCAGGATTTTTGGTTCCTTCTCAGGACTATATGATCAGATTAAAAAGAAGATGTGAAAAAGTAGGAGCGCTGTTGATTCTGGATGAAATACAACCCGGATTCGGAAGAACCGGAAAACTCTTCTCTTTTGAGCACTTTGGAATTGTTCCGGATATTCTCGTAATGGGAAAAGGAATGGGAGGAGGAGTTCCTGTAGGTGCTTTTATGAGTTCCAGAGAAATTATGGAAACGCTTTCCCATTCACCAAAGCTTGGGCATATCACTACTTTTGGTGGAAACCCGTTAATTGCAGCAGCAAGCTATGCAACTTTAAAAGAAGTTCTGGATAGCGGACTGATGAACGAAGTGGATAAAAAAGAAAAACTGTTCAGAGAACTTTTGGTTCATCCTAAAATCAAAAATATCAACGGTAAAGGCTTGATGCTGGCGGTAAATCTCGGGACTCCTGAATATACACTGGAAGTAGCTAAAAAATGTATGGAAAGAGGACTTATTGTTTTCTGGCAGTTATACAGAAATGAATATCTGAGAATTTCTCCGCCTCTTACATTATCTATGGACGAAATCCGGGAAGGATGCCAGATTATTCTAGACATACTGAATGAAAATTAA
- the panD gene encoding aspartate 1-decarboxylase yields the protein MLIEVFKSKIHRVRVTASDLNYIGSITIDEDLIEAAGLVVGERVYIVNVNNGERFDTYVIKGKRKSGEVCLNGPAARKVQKDDIIIIIAYAQMTPEEAKDFQPKIVFPDEKTNLLT from the coding sequence ATGTTAATAGAAGTTTTCAAGTCTAAGATTCACAGGGTGAGAGTAACTGCCTCTGACCTTAATTATATAGGGAGTATTACGATAGATGAAGATCTTATAGAAGCTGCCGGTCTGGTAGTGGGAGAAAGGGTCTATATCGTGAATGTAAACAACGGAGAACGTTTTGATACTTATGTTATCAAAGGGAAAAGAAAATCTGGGGAAGTATGTCTGAACGGACCTGCTGCAAGAAAAGTACAGAAAGATGATATCATCATTATCATTGCCTATGCACAGATGACACCGGAAGAAGCAAAAGACTTCCAGCCGAAAATTGTTTTCCCGGATGAAAAAACAAACCTTCTTACGTAA
- a CDS encoding START-like domain-containing protein: MAKHKVHYEFPMHCLSEILYEYLATAEGLSEWFADEVTEKGDDFFFSWGGGPAEKATLIRYKPEGFVRFRWEEDEGTKNFFEMTIVIDDITEDLSLNITDFCEDGDEDENAMYWENLIENLRIKLGAA; this comes from the coding sequence ATGGCGAAACATAAAGTCCATTACGAATTTCCAATGCACTGTTTATCAGAGATTTTATATGAATATCTGGCGACTGCAGAGGGATTGTCTGAATGGTTTGCGGATGAGGTAACAGAGAAAGGCGATGATTTCTTTTTTAGCTGGGGCGGAGGACCTGCTGAGAAGGCCACTTTGATCAGATATAAGCCTGAAGGTTTCGTGCGTTTCAGATGGGAAGAAGATGAAGGAACTAAAAACTTCTTTGAAATGACTATCGTGATAGATGATATTACAGAAGATCTGTCTCTTAATATTACAGACTTCTGTGAAGATGGTGATGAAGACGAAAACGCAATGTATTGGGAAAATCTTATTGAAAACCTCAGAATAAAATTAGGTGCAGCATAA
- a CDS encoding Fur family transcriptional regulator: MDTIQKEKNIALIKDVLRNYLLEKGFRNTPERYTILEEIYNMDHHFNVDDLYLLMMQKKYHVSKATIYNTIEIFLDAGLIRKHQFGEKTLTSSSYEKSYFDKQHDHLVIYKKDSDKEIEEIIEFCDPRIQGIKEAIEEAFGVKIDSHSLYFYGTKND; encoded by the coding sequence ATGGATACAATACAAAAAGAAAAAAATATAGCTTTGATCAAGGATGTTTTGAGAAACTACTTATTAGAAAAAGGGTTCAGAAACACACCTGAAAGATATACGATATTAGAAGAGATTTATAATATGGATCATCACTTTAATGTTGATGATCTGTATCTTCTGATGATGCAGAAAAAATATCATGTTTCCAAAGCAACGATTTACAATACGATCGAAATTTTCCTTGATGCAGGCTTAATCCGTAAGCATCAGTTCGGAGAAAAGACATTGACCTCTTCATCTTATGAAAAGTCTTATTTTGACAAACAGCATGACCACCTGGTGATCTACAAAAAAGACTCTGATAAAGAAATTGAAGAAATTATTGAATTCTGTGACCCGAGAATTCAAGGAATCAAAGAAGCCATTGAAGAAGCATTTGGCGTAAAAATTGATTCTCATTCGCTATATTTTTATGGCACTAAGAATGACTAA
- a CDS encoding OstA-like protein produces MRIALFLLLFISTLSFAQDKNPVKRDPYLQAPSPTQPKQVRPEDKVKIIHADEIKKNPEKYDGNQYFTGNVQIEHQGSILTADEVVLYNEENFVKAIGNTRLQNTDGSVITAGEMEYDANTQKGVARKNVVLTDPKQTIKTDILYYDRLANQAYFNTGGTISDGQNVTYAKVGTYFLNTRVVDLTGNVKIETPQYIIDGPNIKQNQNTKIADFIGPTTITSKTNPRNRIYTEKGTYKMDTKEAYLTKNSRIFYNEKILTGDDMYYNQISGFGKATGNVTLDDPKEKRYIKGGYGEIFEKKDSAMMTKSPYAVKVMEKDSIYFAAEKIISYQRPDSLDIKVKKSYLRAFKKARIYKSNAQGRADSIAFNETDGIMHMYTNPILWSGEKQVTGDKVEAYFNTQTEDIDSLKVIGNAFAISKVDSLNLKDEFNQVKGKFMTVYYEKNAIKEARVVGNAQSIVYVDDTDQETKKPERIGITLSTCGIIGALFEERALQIISCSIGAASDTYPMSMIEPSKRKFPDFNWNTKDRIRKWQDILVDSPNYEEIQYTADNELFDKAQKAIDDEKAKEEAKKPKRTRK; encoded by the coding sequence ATGAGAATAGCACTTTTTCTGTTACTCTTTATTTCTACGCTAAGCTTTGCGCAGGATAAAAACCCTGTGAAGAGAGATCCCTATTTGCAGGCTCCTTCACCCACTCAGCCTAAGCAGGTGAGACCTGAAGATAAGGTAAAGATCATCCATGCGGACGAGATCAAGAAAAACCCTGAGAAATACGACGGGAATCAATATTTTACCGGCAATGTTCAGATTGAACATCAGGGCTCTATTCTTACAGCGGATGAAGTAGTTCTTTACAATGAAGAAAACTTCGTAAAAGCAATAGGAAATACAAGGCTTCAAAATACAGACGGTTCCGTAATTACAGCAGGAGAAATGGAATATGACGCCAACACCCAAAAAGGTGTTGCCAGAAAAAATGTGGTCCTTACCGATCCGAAGCAAACCATCAAAACAGATATTCTGTATTATGACAGGCTGGCTAATCAGGCTTATTTTAATACAGGAGGAACAATCTCAGACGGGCAGAACGTAACCTATGCCAAAGTAGGAACCTATTTTCTTAATACAAGGGTAGTAGATCTTACCGGAAATGTAAAAATCGAAACCCCTCAGTATATCATAGACGGACCCAATATCAAGCAGAATCAGAATACAAAGATTGCTGATTTCATCGGTCCGACAACCATTACCAGCAAAACGAATCCAAGAAACAGAATCTATACTGAAAAAGGTACTTATAAAATGGATACCAAGGAGGCTTATTTAACCAAAAACTCCAGGATATTTTATAACGAAAAAATCCTTACCGGTGATGATATGTACTATAACCAGATTTCAGGATTCGGTAAAGCAACGGGCAATGTAACCCTGGATGATCCTAAAGAAAAAAGATATATAAAAGGAGGATACGGAGAGATTTTCGAAAAGAAAGACTCTGCAATGATGACAAAAAGTCCCTATGCTGTAAAAGTAATGGAAAAAGATTCCATCTATTTTGCTGCGGAAAAAATCATTTCTTACCAAAGACCAGATTCTCTTGATATTAAAGTTAAGAAAAGCTACCTCAGAGCCTTTAAAAAGGCTCGTATTTATAAATCCAATGCCCAGGGGAGAGCAGACTCTATCGCTTTCAATGAAACGGACGGAATTATGCACATGTATACCAACCCTATTCTTTGGAGTGGTGAAAAACAGGTGACCGGTGACAAAGTAGAAGCTTATTTTAATACCCAGACAGAAGACATTGATTCTTTAAAAGTAATCGGAAATGCTTTTGCCATCAGTAAAGTAGATTCACTGAATTTAAAAGATGAATTCAACCAGGTGAAAGGTAAATTCATGACGGTATACTATGAAAAGAATGCGATTAAAGAAGCAAGAGTAGTTGGAAATGCCCAATCAATAGTATATGTGGATGATACCGATCAGGAAACCAAAAAGCCGGAAAGAATAGGAATTACGCTTTCTACCTGCGGAATTATCGGAGCATTATTTGAAGAAAGAGCATTACAGATTATTTCCTGCAGTATCGGAGCGGCTTCAGATACTTATCCAATGAGTATGATAGAACCTTCAAAAAGGAAATTTCCGGACTTTAACTGGAATACCAAAGACAGGATCAGAAAATGGCAGGATATCCTTGTAGACAGCCCTAACTACGAAGAAATACAATATACAGCCGATAACGAACTCTTCGATAAAGCTCAGAAAGCAATTGATGACGAAAAAGCGAAAGAAGAAGCTAAAAAGCCTAAGCGAACAAGAAAATAA